In Canis lupus dingo isolate Sandy chromosome 33, ASM325472v2, whole genome shotgun sequence, a single genomic region encodes these proteins:
- the RUBCN gene encoding run domain Beclin-1-interacting and cysteine-rich domain-containing protein isoform X2, translating into MRPEGAGMDLGGCEERLPEASRREHWQLLGNLKTTVEGLVSANSPNVWSKYGGLERLCRDMQSILYHGLIHDQQVCCRQTDYWQFVKDIRWLSPHSALHVEKFISLHENSQSSTDGVSEHAVAELWLQHSLQCHCLSAQLRPLLGDKQYIRKFYTDTAFLLSNAHVTAMLQCLEAVEQNNPRLLAQIDASMFARKHESPLLVTKSQSLTALPGSTYTPPTSHAQHSYFGSFSSLYQSVPNHGSERRSTSFSLSGPPRKPQESREHVSPAQDQAFQASLLPVSALARDSSSTPNEMSSSTLTSPLEASLVSSQNDSPSDASEGPEYLAIGNLDPRGRTASCQSHSSNAESSSSNLFSSSSSQKPDSAASSLGEQEGDGQSQLSSILRRSSFSEGQTLPATSGTKKSHTRSHSDTNIASRGAPGGPRNITIIVEDPIAESCNDKSKLRGPLPYSGQSSEVSTPSSLYMEYEGGQYLCSGEGMFRRPSEGQSLISYLSEQDFGSCADLEKENAHFSISESLIAAIELMKCNMMSQCLEEEEEEEEDSDREIQELKQKIRLRRQQIRTKNLLPVYQETEHGSFRVTSSSSQFSSRDSTQFSDSGSADEVDEFEIQDGSEGSNLTHMSKNGLSVSMASMFSDADIRRSTASHSKSFTSSQPFSHCFLHSTSAEAVAMGLLKQFEGMQLPAASELEWLVPEHDAPQKLLPIPDSLPISPDDGQHADIYKLRIRVRGNLEWAPPRPQIIFNVHPAPTRKIAVAKQNYRCAGCGIRTDPDYIKRLRYCEYLGKYFCQCCHENAQVVIPSRVLRKWDFSKYYVSNFSKDLLIKIWNDPLFNVQDINSALYRKVKLLNQVRLLRIQLYHMKNMFKTCRLAKELLDSFDTVPGHLTEDLHLYSLNDLTATRKGELGPRLAELTRAGAAHVERCMLCQAKGFICEFCQNEEDIIFPFELHKCRTCEECKACYHKACFKSGSCPRCERLQARRELLAKQSLESYMSDYEEEPTEALALEATVLEAT; encoded by the exons GAGGGAGCACTGGCAGTTGCTGGGTAATTTGAAGACTACTGTGGAGGGTTTGGTGTCAGCCAACAGTCCGAACGTCTGGTCCAAGTATGGTGGCCTGGAGCGGCTTTGCAGGGACATGCAGAGCATCCTCTATCATGGGCTCATCCATGACCAG CAGGTGTGTTGCCGCCAGACTGATTACTGGCAGTTTGTGAAGGACATCCGCTGGCTCAGTCCCCACTCAGCCCTTCATGTGGAGAAG TTCATCAGCTTACACGAGAATAGCCAGAGCAGCACTGATGGTGTGAGTGAGCATGCTGTTGCTGAATTGTGGCTGCAGCACAGCTTGCAGTGCCACTGTCTCTCCGCCCAGCTCCGACCACTGCTCGGGGACAAGCAGTATATCAGAAAATTCTACACAG ATACTGCTTTCCTGCTAAGCAACGCCCACGTCACGGCCATGCTCCAGTGCCTGGAAGCAGTTGAACAGAACAACCCCCGCCTCCTGGCTCAGATTGATGCATCTATG TTTGCCAGAAAGCATGAGAGCCCGCTGCTGGTAACAAAGAGCCAGAGCCTGACAGCCCTGCCTGGTTCCACATACACCCCTCCGACCAGCCATGCTCAGCATTCCTACTTTGGGTCCTTCTCTAGCCTCTACCAGTCCGTACCCAACCACGGCTCAG AAAGAAGATCTACTTCCTTTTCACTCTCTGGCCCTCCCCGAAAACCTCAAGAAAGCAGAGAGCACGTCTCACCAGCACAGGATCAAGCCTTCCAAGCCTCCCTGCTTCCAGTCTCTGCATTAGCCAGGGATTCCTCCTCAACCCCAAATGAGATGAGCTCTAGCACTCTGACCAGCCCCCTAGAAGCATCCTTGGTCAGCAGCCAGAATGATTCCCCAAGTGATGCCAGCGAGGGGCCCGAGTACTTGGCCATTGGCAACCTGGACCCCCGAGGCCGGACTGCCAGCTGTCAGAGTCACAGCAGCAATGCTGAGAGCAGCAGCTCCAACTTGTTCTCCTCCAGCAGCTCGCAGAAGCCAGATTCTGCTGCTTCTTCCCTAGGCGAGCAGGAAGGAGACGGGCAGAGCCAGCTGTCCAGCATCCTTCGCAGGTCCAGCTTCTCAGAAGGGCAGACACTCCCTGCCACCAGTGGAACAAAAAAGAGCCACACTCGCTCCCATTCGGATACCAACATTGCCTCCAGAGGAGCCCCAG GAGGCCCCAGGAATATCACCATTATAGTTGAAGATCCCATTGCAG AATCCTGCAATGATAAGTCGAAGTTGAGAGGCCCCTTGCCTTACTCTGGCCAAAGCAGTGAAGTCAGCACACCCAGCTCTCTGTACATGGAGTATG AGGGTGGTCAGTACCTGTGCTCAGGGGAGGGCATGTTCCGAAGACCATCAGAAGGACAGTCCCTCATCAGTTACCTATCGGAGCAAGACTTTGGGAGCTGTGCAGACCTGGAAAAG GAGAATGCCCACTTCAGCATCTCAGAGTCCTTGATTGCTGCCATTGAGCTAATGAAGTGCAACATGATGAGCCAGTGcctagaagaggaggaagaagaggaggaagacagcGATAGAGAGATTCAGGAACTGAAGCAGAAGATCCGCCTTCGTCGCCAGCAGATCCGCACCAAGAACCTGCTCCCCGTGTACCAGGAGACAGAGCATGGAA GCTTTCGGGTCACTTCTAGCAGCTCCCAGTTCAGCTCACGTGATTCAACACAGTTCTCTGACTCCGGCTCTGCTGATGAGGTTGACGAATTTGAAATCCAAG ATGGTAGCGAAGGATCTAACCTGACTCACATGTCAAAGAACGGACTCTCAGTGTCAATGGCCTCGATGTTTTCAG ATGCTGACATCAGAAGGAGCACAGCCTCACACAGCAAATCCTTCACTTCCTCCCAACCCtt CTCCCACTGCTTCCTTCACTCCACATCTGCAGAGGCAGTGGCCATGGGACTCCTGAAGCAGTTCGAAGGCATGCAACTCCCAGCTGCCTCAGAGCTAGAATGGCTAGTTCCAGAGCATGATGCCCCTCAGAAG CTCCTGCCCATCCCAGATTCACTGCCCATCTCACCAGACGACGGGCAGCACGCTGACATCTACAAGCTACGGATTCGTGTTCGTGGCAACCTGGAGTGGGCCCCACCCCGACCTCAGATCATTTTCAATGTTCATCCAGCCCCGAC GAGGAAGATCGCTGTGGCCAAGCAGAATTACCGCTGTGCCGGGTGCGGCATTCGGACTGACCCTG ATTACATCAAGCGGCTCCGGTACTGTGAGTACTTGGGCAAGTACTTCTGCCAGTGCTGCCATGAAAATGCCCAGGTGGTCATCCCCAGCCGCGTTCTGCGCAAGTGGGACTTCAGCAAGTACTATGTCAGCAATTTCTCCAAGGACCTGCTCATCAAGATCTGGAATGACCCTCTCTTCAACGTGCAGGACATCAACAGTGCCCTCTATCGGAAGGTCAAGCTGCTCAACCAAGTCCGG CTGCTGCGGATCCAGCTGTATCACATGAAGAACATGTTCAAGACATGCCGACTGGCCAAAGA GCTTCTGGATTCCTTTGACACAGTTCCCGGCCACCTGACCGAGGATCTCCACCTGTACTCACTGAATGACCTGACTGCAACCAGGAAGGGGGAGTTGGGACCCCGGCTCGCTGAGCTCACCAGGGCAGGGGCTGCCCACGTAGAGCGATGCATG ctcTGCCAAGCCAAGGGCTTCATCTGCGAGTTCTGTCAGAATGAGGAGGACATCATCTTTCCTTTTGAGCTCCATAAGTGCCGGACCTGTGAAG AATGTAAAGCGTGTTACCATAAAGCTTGCTTCAAGTCTGGAAGCTGTCCCCGGTGCGAGCGGCTGCAGGCCCGGCGGGAATTGCTGGCCAAACAGAGCCTGGAGTCTTACATGTCAGACTATGAGGAGGAACCCACTGAAGCCTTGGCCCTCGAGGCCACTGTTCTGGAGGCCACCTGA
- the RUBCN gene encoding run domain Beclin-1-interacting and cysteine-rich domain-containing protein isoform X7 yields MRPEGAGMDLGGCEERLPEASRREHWQLLGNLKTTVEGLVSANSPNVWSKYGGLERLCRDMQSILYHGLIHDQQVCCRQTDYWQFVKDIRWLSPHSALHVEKFISLHENSQSSTDGVSEHAVAELWLQHSLQCHCLSAQLRPLLGDKQYIRKFYTDTAFLLSNAHVTAMLQCLEAVEQNNPRLLAQIDASMFARKHESPLLVTKSQSLTALPGSTYTPPTSHAQHSYFGSFSSLYQSVPNHGSERRSTSFSLSGPPRKPQESREHVSPAQDQAFQASLLPVSALARDSSSTPNEMSSSTLTSPLEASLVSSQNDSPSDASEGPEYLAIGNLDPRGRTASCQSHSSNAESSSSNLFSSSSSQKPDSAASSLGEQEGDGQSQLSSILRRSSFSEGQTLPATSGTKKSHTRSHSDTNIASRGAPGGPRNITIIVEDPIAESCNDKSKLRGPLPYSGQSSEVSTPSSLYMEYEGGQYLCSGEGMFRRPSEGQSLISYLSEQDFGSCADLEKENAHFSISESLIAAIELMKCNMMSQCLEEEEEEEEDSDREIQELKQKIRLRRQQIRTKNLLPVYQETEHGSFRVTSSSSQFSSRDSTQFSDSGSADEVDEFEIQDADIRRSTASHSKSFTSSQPFSHCFLHSTSAEAVAMGLLKQFEGMQLPAASELEWLVPEHDAPQKLLPIPDSLPISPDDGQHADIYKLRIRVRGNLEWAPPRPQIIFNVHPAPTRKIAVAKQNYRCAGCGIRTDPDYIKRLRYCEYLGKYFCQCCHENAQVVIPSRVLRKWDFSKYYVSNFSKDLLIKIWNDPLFNVQDINSALYRKVKLLNQVRLLRIQLYHMKNMFKTCRLAKELLDSFDTVPGHLTEDLHLYSLNDLTATRKGELGPRLAELTRAGAAHVERCMLCQAKGFICEFCQNEEDIIFPFELHKCRTCEECKACYHKACFKSGSCPRCERLQARRELLAKQSLESYMSDYEEEPTEALALEATVLEAT; encoded by the exons GAGGGAGCACTGGCAGTTGCTGGGTAATTTGAAGACTACTGTGGAGGGTTTGGTGTCAGCCAACAGTCCGAACGTCTGGTCCAAGTATGGTGGCCTGGAGCGGCTTTGCAGGGACATGCAGAGCATCCTCTATCATGGGCTCATCCATGACCAG CAGGTGTGTTGCCGCCAGACTGATTACTGGCAGTTTGTGAAGGACATCCGCTGGCTCAGTCCCCACTCAGCCCTTCATGTGGAGAAG TTCATCAGCTTACACGAGAATAGCCAGAGCAGCACTGATGGTGTGAGTGAGCATGCTGTTGCTGAATTGTGGCTGCAGCACAGCTTGCAGTGCCACTGTCTCTCCGCCCAGCTCCGACCACTGCTCGGGGACAAGCAGTATATCAGAAAATTCTACACAG ATACTGCTTTCCTGCTAAGCAACGCCCACGTCACGGCCATGCTCCAGTGCCTGGAAGCAGTTGAACAGAACAACCCCCGCCTCCTGGCTCAGATTGATGCATCTATG TTTGCCAGAAAGCATGAGAGCCCGCTGCTGGTAACAAAGAGCCAGAGCCTGACAGCCCTGCCTGGTTCCACATACACCCCTCCGACCAGCCATGCTCAGCATTCCTACTTTGGGTCCTTCTCTAGCCTCTACCAGTCCGTACCCAACCACGGCTCAG AAAGAAGATCTACTTCCTTTTCACTCTCTGGCCCTCCCCGAAAACCTCAAGAAAGCAGAGAGCACGTCTCACCAGCACAGGATCAAGCCTTCCAAGCCTCCCTGCTTCCAGTCTCTGCATTAGCCAGGGATTCCTCCTCAACCCCAAATGAGATGAGCTCTAGCACTCTGACCAGCCCCCTAGAAGCATCCTTGGTCAGCAGCCAGAATGATTCCCCAAGTGATGCCAGCGAGGGGCCCGAGTACTTGGCCATTGGCAACCTGGACCCCCGAGGCCGGACTGCCAGCTGTCAGAGTCACAGCAGCAATGCTGAGAGCAGCAGCTCCAACTTGTTCTCCTCCAGCAGCTCGCAGAAGCCAGATTCTGCTGCTTCTTCCCTAGGCGAGCAGGAAGGAGACGGGCAGAGCCAGCTGTCCAGCATCCTTCGCAGGTCCAGCTTCTCAGAAGGGCAGACACTCCCTGCCACCAGTGGAACAAAAAAGAGCCACACTCGCTCCCATTCGGATACCAACATTGCCTCCAGAGGAGCCCCAG GAGGCCCCAGGAATATCACCATTATAGTTGAAGATCCCATTGCAG AATCCTGCAATGATAAGTCGAAGTTGAGAGGCCCCTTGCCTTACTCTGGCCAAAGCAGTGAAGTCAGCACACCCAGCTCTCTGTACATGGAGTATG AGGGTGGTCAGTACCTGTGCTCAGGGGAGGGCATGTTCCGAAGACCATCAGAAGGACAGTCCCTCATCAGTTACCTATCGGAGCAAGACTTTGGGAGCTGTGCAGACCTGGAAAAG GAGAATGCCCACTTCAGCATCTCAGAGTCCTTGATTGCTGCCATTGAGCTAATGAAGTGCAACATGATGAGCCAGTGcctagaagaggaggaagaagaggaggaagacagcGATAGAGAGATTCAGGAACTGAAGCAGAAGATCCGCCTTCGTCGCCAGCAGATCCGCACCAAGAACCTGCTCCCCGTGTACCAGGAGACAGAGCATGGAA GCTTTCGGGTCACTTCTAGCAGCTCCCAGTTCAGCTCACGTGATTCAACACAGTTCTCTGACTCCGGCTCTGCTGATGAGGTTGACGAATTTGAAATCCAAG ATGCTGACATCAGAAGGAGCACAGCCTCACACAGCAAATCCTTCACTTCCTCCCAACCCtt CTCCCACTGCTTCCTTCACTCCACATCTGCAGAGGCAGTGGCCATGGGACTCCTGAAGCAGTTCGAAGGCATGCAACTCCCAGCTGCCTCAGAGCTAGAATGGCTAGTTCCAGAGCATGATGCCCCTCAGAAG CTCCTGCCCATCCCAGATTCACTGCCCATCTCACCAGACGACGGGCAGCACGCTGACATCTACAAGCTACGGATTCGTGTTCGTGGCAACCTGGAGTGGGCCCCACCCCGACCTCAGATCATTTTCAATGTTCATCCAGCCCCGAC GAGGAAGATCGCTGTGGCCAAGCAGAATTACCGCTGTGCCGGGTGCGGCATTCGGACTGACCCTG ATTACATCAAGCGGCTCCGGTACTGTGAGTACTTGGGCAAGTACTTCTGCCAGTGCTGCCATGAAAATGCCCAGGTGGTCATCCCCAGCCGCGTTCTGCGCAAGTGGGACTTCAGCAAGTACTATGTCAGCAATTTCTCCAAGGACCTGCTCATCAAGATCTGGAATGACCCTCTCTTCAACGTGCAGGACATCAACAGTGCCCTCTATCGGAAGGTCAAGCTGCTCAACCAAGTCCGG CTGCTGCGGATCCAGCTGTATCACATGAAGAACATGTTCAAGACATGCCGACTGGCCAAAGA GCTTCTGGATTCCTTTGACACAGTTCCCGGCCACCTGACCGAGGATCTCCACCTGTACTCACTGAATGACCTGACTGCAACCAGGAAGGGGGAGTTGGGACCCCGGCTCGCTGAGCTCACCAGGGCAGGGGCTGCCCACGTAGAGCGATGCATG ctcTGCCAAGCCAAGGGCTTCATCTGCGAGTTCTGTCAGAATGAGGAGGACATCATCTTTCCTTTTGAGCTCCATAAGTGCCGGACCTGTGAAG AATGTAAAGCGTGTTACCATAAAGCTTGCTTCAAGTCTGGAAGCTGTCCCCGGTGCGAGCGGCTGCAGGCCCGGCGGGAATTGCTGGCCAAACAGAGCCTGGAGTCTTACATGTCAGACTATGAGGAGGAACCCACTGAAGCCTTGGCCCTCGAGGCCACTGTTCTGGAGGCCACCTGA
- the RUBCN gene encoding run domain Beclin-1-interacting and cysteine-rich domain-containing protein isoform X4: MRPEGAGMDLGGCEERLPEASRREHWQLLGNLKTTVEGLVSANSPNVWSKYGGLERLCRDMQSILYHGLIHDQVCCRQTDYWQFVKDIRWLSPHSALHVEKFISLHENSQSSTDGVSEHAVAELWLQHSLQCHCLSAQLRPLLGDKQYIRKFYTDTAFLLSNAHVTAMLQCLEAVEQNNPRLLAQIDASMFARKHESPLLVTKSQSLTALPGSTYTPPTSHAQHSYFGSFSSLYQSVPNHGSERRSTSFSLSGPPRKPQESREHVSPAQDQAFQASLLPVSALARDSSSTPNEMSSSTLTSPLEASLVSSQNDSPSDASEGPEYLAIGNLDPRGRTASCQSHSSNAESSSSNLFSSSSSQKPDSAASSLGEQEGDGQSQLSSILRRSSFSEGQTLPATSGTKKSHTRSHSDTNIASRGAPGGPRNITIIVEDPIAESCNDKSKLRGPLPYSGQSSEVSTPSSLYMEYEGGQYLCSGEGMFRRPSEGQSLISYLSEQDFGSCADLEKENAHFSISESLIAAIELMKCNMMSQCLEEEEEEEEDSDREIQELKQKIRLRRQQIRTKNLLPVYQETEHGSFRVTSSSSQFSSRDSTQFSDSGSADEVDEFEIQDGSEGSNLTHMSKNGLSVSMASMFSDADIRRSTASHSKSFTSSQPFSHCFLHSTSAEAVAMGLLKQFEGMQLPAASELEWLVPEHDAPQKLLPIPDSLPISPDDGQHADIYKLRIRVRGNLEWAPPRPQIIFNVHPAPTRKIAVAKQNYRCAGCGIRTDPDYIKRLRYCEYLGKYFCQCCHENAQVVIPSRVLRKWDFSKYYVSNFSKDLLIKIWNDPLFNVQDINSALYRKVKLLNQVRLLRIQLYHMKNMFKTCRLAKELLDSFDTVPGHLTEDLHLYSLNDLTATRKGELGPRLAELTRAGAAHVERCMLCQAKGFICEFCQNEEDIIFPFELHKCRTCEECKACYHKACFKSGSCPRCERLQARRELLAKQSLESYMSDYEEEPTEALALEATVLEAT; encoded by the exons GAGGGAGCACTGGCAGTTGCTGGGTAATTTGAAGACTACTGTGGAGGGTTTGGTGTCAGCCAACAGTCCGAACGTCTGGTCCAAGTATGGTGGCCTGGAGCGGCTTTGCAGGGACATGCAGAGCATCCTCTATCATGGGCTCATCCATGACCAG GTGTGTTGCCGCCAGACTGATTACTGGCAGTTTGTGAAGGACATCCGCTGGCTCAGTCCCCACTCAGCCCTTCATGTGGAGAAG TTCATCAGCTTACACGAGAATAGCCAGAGCAGCACTGATGGTGTGAGTGAGCATGCTGTTGCTGAATTGTGGCTGCAGCACAGCTTGCAGTGCCACTGTCTCTCCGCCCAGCTCCGACCACTGCTCGGGGACAAGCAGTATATCAGAAAATTCTACACAG ATACTGCTTTCCTGCTAAGCAACGCCCACGTCACGGCCATGCTCCAGTGCCTGGAAGCAGTTGAACAGAACAACCCCCGCCTCCTGGCTCAGATTGATGCATCTATG TTTGCCAGAAAGCATGAGAGCCCGCTGCTGGTAACAAAGAGCCAGAGCCTGACAGCCCTGCCTGGTTCCACATACACCCCTCCGACCAGCCATGCTCAGCATTCCTACTTTGGGTCCTTCTCTAGCCTCTACCAGTCCGTACCCAACCACGGCTCAG AAAGAAGATCTACTTCCTTTTCACTCTCTGGCCCTCCCCGAAAACCTCAAGAAAGCAGAGAGCACGTCTCACCAGCACAGGATCAAGCCTTCCAAGCCTCCCTGCTTCCAGTCTCTGCATTAGCCAGGGATTCCTCCTCAACCCCAAATGAGATGAGCTCTAGCACTCTGACCAGCCCCCTAGAAGCATCCTTGGTCAGCAGCCAGAATGATTCCCCAAGTGATGCCAGCGAGGGGCCCGAGTACTTGGCCATTGGCAACCTGGACCCCCGAGGCCGGACTGCCAGCTGTCAGAGTCACAGCAGCAATGCTGAGAGCAGCAGCTCCAACTTGTTCTCCTCCAGCAGCTCGCAGAAGCCAGATTCTGCTGCTTCTTCCCTAGGCGAGCAGGAAGGAGACGGGCAGAGCCAGCTGTCCAGCATCCTTCGCAGGTCCAGCTTCTCAGAAGGGCAGACACTCCCTGCCACCAGTGGAACAAAAAAGAGCCACACTCGCTCCCATTCGGATACCAACATTGCCTCCAGAGGAGCCCCAG GAGGCCCCAGGAATATCACCATTATAGTTGAAGATCCCATTGCAG AATCCTGCAATGATAAGTCGAAGTTGAGAGGCCCCTTGCCTTACTCTGGCCAAAGCAGTGAAGTCAGCACACCCAGCTCTCTGTACATGGAGTATG AGGGTGGTCAGTACCTGTGCTCAGGGGAGGGCATGTTCCGAAGACCATCAGAAGGACAGTCCCTCATCAGTTACCTATCGGAGCAAGACTTTGGGAGCTGTGCAGACCTGGAAAAG GAGAATGCCCACTTCAGCATCTCAGAGTCCTTGATTGCTGCCATTGAGCTAATGAAGTGCAACATGATGAGCCAGTGcctagaagaggaggaagaagaggaggaagacagcGATAGAGAGATTCAGGAACTGAAGCAGAAGATCCGCCTTCGTCGCCAGCAGATCCGCACCAAGAACCTGCTCCCCGTGTACCAGGAGACAGAGCATGGAA GCTTTCGGGTCACTTCTAGCAGCTCCCAGTTCAGCTCACGTGATTCAACACAGTTCTCTGACTCCGGCTCTGCTGATGAGGTTGACGAATTTGAAATCCAAG ATGGTAGCGAAGGATCTAACCTGACTCACATGTCAAAGAACGGACTCTCAGTGTCAATGGCCTCGATGTTTTCAG ATGCTGACATCAGAAGGAGCACAGCCTCACACAGCAAATCCTTCACTTCCTCCCAACCCtt CTCCCACTGCTTCCTTCACTCCACATCTGCAGAGGCAGTGGCCATGGGACTCCTGAAGCAGTTCGAAGGCATGCAACTCCCAGCTGCCTCAGAGCTAGAATGGCTAGTTCCAGAGCATGATGCCCCTCAGAAG CTCCTGCCCATCCCAGATTCACTGCCCATCTCACCAGACGACGGGCAGCACGCTGACATCTACAAGCTACGGATTCGTGTTCGTGGCAACCTGGAGTGGGCCCCACCCCGACCTCAGATCATTTTCAATGTTCATCCAGCCCCGAC GAGGAAGATCGCTGTGGCCAAGCAGAATTACCGCTGTGCCGGGTGCGGCATTCGGACTGACCCTG ATTACATCAAGCGGCTCCGGTACTGTGAGTACTTGGGCAAGTACTTCTGCCAGTGCTGCCATGAAAATGCCCAGGTGGTCATCCCCAGCCGCGTTCTGCGCAAGTGGGACTTCAGCAAGTACTATGTCAGCAATTTCTCCAAGGACCTGCTCATCAAGATCTGGAATGACCCTCTCTTCAACGTGCAGGACATCAACAGTGCCCTCTATCGGAAGGTCAAGCTGCTCAACCAAGTCCGG CTGCTGCGGATCCAGCTGTATCACATGAAGAACATGTTCAAGACATGCCGACTGGCCAAAGA GCTTCTGGATTCCTTTGACACAGTTCCCGGCCACCTGACCGAGGATCTCCACCTGTACTCACTGAATGACCTGACTGCAACCAGGAAGGGGGAGTTGGGACCCCGGCTCGCTGAGCTCACCAGGGCAGGGGCTGCCCACGTAGAGCGATGCATG ctcTGCCAAGCCAAGGGCTTCATCTGCGAGTTCTGTCAGAATGAGGAGGACATCATCTTTCCTTTTGAGCTCCATAAGTGCCGGACCTGTGAAG AATGTAAAGCGTGTTACCATAAAGCTTGCTTCAAGTCTGGAAGCTGTCCCCGGTGCGAGCGGCTGCAGGCCCGGCGGGAATTGCTGGCCAAACAGAGCCTGGAGTCTTACATGTCAGACTATGAGGAGGAACCCACTGAAGCCTTGGCCCTCGAGGCCACTGTTCTGGAGGCCACCTGA